In the genome of Falco naumanni isolate bFalNau1 chromosome 5, bFalNau1.pat, whole genome shotgun sequence, the window TATCCTACAAGTACTAATACCTACAGCAATCATTTGGACTTGCTGCATGAATTTTACCTTGCCAGAATATGCAATGTGGTATTTAGTGTCTTTGTTTACAGGAAACTAAAATTCAGTTcttacacaaaataaacaaatcacaCAAGATTTATTCAAGCAGACAGTTTGTatgtatttcaaagaaagaattttaagacCACCCACCTTCTTTTGCACCTTGaaaatttttcaaagcaaagcgAGCAGCCCCTCTTCTGGCATAAGCTTTTGTGTAATTTTTGTCTAAAGCAAGTGCTAAATTGCAGTCAGATTCCGCAACAGAAAACCTGTCAAATATAGGAATGAGTTTGGACACATCTAggtaacaaaacccaaagcttcAGCTATTTAGCTTACTCTGAAGCTGTACAGGTTCTCTCTAAAGTGGAAATCTTACATGTTTCAGCAGGGGCACAGAACAAGCATTTAAACGTCTCTCAAATTTTTAATACatcaaaacaggaaaggaaaacagaggtcAACAATCTCTACTGCAACAGAAAGAATAACCAGCTCCCCTGTACCCTTACCTCCcccaaaacaaatcaaagccTTAGAAGTAGAGCTCACTGaaccttctcttttttcttgttttgaagtCTTACACTGACAGAGAAGATGGTGAACTTCTAGTGTGAAAGCAGAGTATAAAAAGATGAGCGAGACTACCAGATTCCTTATCCTGGCAATTCCTATTATACTTCGAAACTGCAGTGGGCTGCAACAGCCGTCTTACATAAACTGTATCGCAAAATGATAAATACTATAATCAAGACTgaaaatcagacaaaaaaaatctgaaggtagcatttcaaataagaaaatactatGGATTTAACAATGTAAGTCTTACTTCTTCATTCTACAGAAAGCCGATGCTCTGTTTGTGGGCAATACTGGATTGTATGGATCAGAATGCATCCCTCTAGTGTAGCATTTTATAGCTTCATCAAAGTTCCCTTGTTTAAAATAGTTATTACCCTATGAACAGAAAAAGTCCTTTTAGCAAATTACTGTACATTTGCATTGCTAATTTTTGGTGAAAGAATTCAAAGCTAATATTCCAGAATGCTCAAACATTTTTGCTTAACATTTTTCACAAAGTACTGCTTTACTGTGAAAAGTTTCTTTTGACTACAATATTCTAAGTATCctatattaaatatttctcattatttatgCAATAACatggttttattatttactgATTTTCAACATCTGTAAAGTAATTTCCAGAAACCTGTAACAAGCACATACATAGCTGGTTAAATTGGCATAGAAAATTACTGACATCTTTTTGAGTTTAGTTTTAACTAGATTTGTCACCTTTGCTTTCCAAGGTGACTATTCTCATTTCTGCCTCCTTTGGGACACAACTTTTATCTCATGTGCCCTCAACTGCTTCACTGTAGCCAATACAATAATGGTCAAAGACATCTCAATTTCTCAGTGTAGACTGCAGCTTACACATCAAAGAatttccacagcagcagggaaacaaCACAGATGTCACCTATGCagacaatattaaaaaaaaactgaagaaaagcatgaaCTGACACATAGTGCCTGCAAACAAGTTTCTCAGAAGCACAGAAGTTGTATGCAACTTAACCTATCTCTCTCATATGGCATTGAAGCATGAGATAGGTCTTGCTGTATTCTACTCTGAAAATAAGGTAAAACTAAACTGGTATGAACTTGCCATTACCAAGGCAAGGAAGACACAAGCTCACCCATCATTCCTAGATGTACTGGCCTCACAAGGGGACTAATCTTAAATTCCTGGGGATTTAGCTTGCAGCATTCAGACCCTTTGTTCAGGTAAACACCAGTTTGACCCATATGGTAATTCTATACAGCAATCCAACCTCTCAAAGCAAGCCTGACAGGCTTTGCTGCAATTGGTgatgagaagaaacagaaatgcaatgaGAATTTTCTATTTCGGAATAACAAGGAAAACAGACATAAATTCCAAATGGGCAATTCTTCTACCAGAGGTGTCATCTCAGTGGacaatcttttaaaagaaacttcaagtgccaggtcctgcccttCAGTCACAACAACCCTacacaacactacaggcttggggcagagtggctggaaagctgcctggcagcaaAGGACTTGGAGATGCCGGTTGACAACTAGCTGAATgagagccagcagtgtgcccaggtggcccagaaagccaatagcatcctggaCTGTacccaaaacagtgtggccagcaggacaatAAGTggttgtccccctgtacttggcactgatgaagctgcacctcaaatactgggttcagttttgggccccttaCCTcaagagggacacagaggtgctggagcgtgtccagagatgggcaatgaGGCTGCTAAAGGGTCTGaagcacaagtctgatgaggagtgGCCaagggaactggggttgtttagtctggagaaaaggagacttgGGTCTACTACCTgcaaggaggttgtagcaaggtgaCAGTAGGTCTCtcctcccaagtaacaagcaacaggacaagaggaaatgtccTCAAGTTGCACccggggaggtttaggttggatattaggaaacatttcttcactgaaagggtgtttAAGCATTGAaaccagctgcccagggaggtggtggaatcgcCACCCCAgaggtgttttttaaacatacagaaGCAGTGCTcagtgacatggtttagtgatggacttggcagtcctagGTTAGTGgctggacttgatctcaaacttcttttccaacctaaatgattctatgacttaAATTGCTACTTTGCAAATAACAAACATTTATAATACTAtaaccttttccttctctgcaagAGCCTTTTCTGCATCTATACGAATTCCATCTTCTTCAGAGTCCGATTCTGGAGATACAGAATCATGAGTACTATCTTCTTTATCAAGTTCTTCAAGTATTTTATCCTGAAATCACACAAAATAAACTATTACCTTAATTATAATTTATCAACGTAAAATAATACAAGACTTCAGGAGAATTAGTAGTGTGGTTTTAGAAATCTCTAAGCTTAAGTCTTCTTTACTAAGGAGTACTCCACACTTCAAAAGTGAGAAATCTATCCTCTCATACTGCCAGCTGTGTTTAGTCTTATATTCTGTAATAATTATGACCTTTTAATAGACCtattctcaagaaaaaaaatggtttaaagtCAAATCAATCTGCTGGATGAGAGCACAGTCAATAGAAAACTcaagtatttctaaatattccagtttttaaatgtgtaaCTACCTGTAAATGTTTTGGggagaaagctgctttctgtgtttataCAGCATCCAGCACAGTAAGATACTGATTCGTGGACCGAACTCTCAGCATCATAAGAAAATCTTACTTAAAAGAATCAACCGGGGAAAAGACTCAGTTAACAAGCAAACATTCTGACTCACCACATCAAGTTTTCCCCATGCTTCATAATCATACGACTtgatcttatttttcttgttttcctcagTGGTTATCTTTGAAGGAactttagttttgcttttcttcttcttcttaaaAGCTTTGTTTCGAATTGGTGGCAAATTCTAAATTGAGATAAGCAATTTATTATAAAACAGATGTGTGAAAGTCACTTGTATTGAAGAATTTCTAGTACCTATATCTAGGTATAGTATCTACCTACTGGCTAATTCTGGAAATCCATCCAGCAAGCTGTTCTCAGGAGCTCTACAAAACCACTAAGGACAGCAAGTGTAAATCTTTCAGTACTTAATAGGAAATATTACACGTATGATACAAAGCTAAGTTTTAGAAGGCAACCCTCTGCAGAGTATCACTGAGGAATAACATCAATACAGTAAGAGTCAGCAGTAAATAAGTAATACTGATGCTACAAATAGAAGTATTCTCCCCGATCTACCTGGAAGTGACTAAAAATTTACTGGCTTCATCGCCTCCAGAGGCTACTGCCCCACAGCTCTGTTGGTGAAAGTCTACAGAGGAATCTTTGGGCTACTTCAGATGAAGAACAAGTCAGTTGGGTTAGCTCACACCTTCTATTCAGGTATTTTAAATCAACATGTGTAATTTTGCTGAAGCAAAAAGTAATTATAAACATTAACACATTATGAATAGCTGAGTTAATATTGACACTGGacttatgttttttttttttacctcttctgGGACACCACTCTGTTTCCTTAGTTCAGAATCCACttctttaatatctttttcCCAGCTCTCCAATTCTCTCATAAAATCTTGCAGCTCTTCAgcattttgcttcatttgcaGCTGTAGCTCTAGTGCTTTACTTGGTGCACTCATTGTACTCTGCGAAATTCCAAGGAAAAaactttctaaagaaaacttggAAGTATGTATCAAAGGAAAATAGCTACTTCAAAATAACTAAGTCTGACTTACAATGCAAGACAGGCTTCCCAACAGCATAGTAGGAATGTTAAATACTAATAGACTAAGAAGAAACAATtgtaaaatgtctttgaaaaaaattaagggaagTTACTCAGATAAAACAAAGTATAACATAATAAACAACTATTCATGCTTTCCTCACCAAGTGTAAGGTAAAACACCCAACAAGTCAATCAAAATCCTGAAACTGGTAAGAAGGTGGTCTTAGTTTAATGcaatttctgcagtgtttcccAGATGAAAGAATGTAAAACACTTTAACTTGTTAagttttaactaaaaaaaaaaccaacaactaaTTAAGATATACCTGCTGCCTTGTATCTGAACAGAAACAAGGCGTATGAAGAACCAACCCCAAACAGCACTTTTGACTTCTACAAGTAAGGACGCTCAAATATGCATGTGTTTTTAGCACAGAAATAAGTAAACACATGAGGCATTTTATTATGAAGTCTAGTGaattcaaagtaaaaaatattctttgaatgTGCTCTTTGTACACATCATTACCCCTCCAAGTACCTGAAACACTGCTTGATAATTATTAATACTTAATAGCCTTCATCAATTTTGTTGTCTTATTTTTAGCGTCTTAAATGAAAGACGTATTATCATGTAATTATCAAgtcacaagtgaaaaataactttaaaagaaTTCTTGGTTACAATTCAAACACAAACCTGCACATTTGTACAGCCCATAGTATAAAATGCTGAAAGGATAAAGCAAACAATCTGAAAATAATCGTTGTTAAGTAAATCATAATgaactaaataaaaacatagaCAAAGTAAGCTACTTTGTTAAGTTACTAATGGTAACTATAACCTCTTGACTGAATGCTTCAGCATCAGTCACAATCCTCACATTAAGGACAAAGAAGCTTTCTATAGAGATATATTTttaggagagaagaaaaaagagattagatttttaaatttatttattattagcATCTGGTAAGATAATAATCTAAcagcataaaaatataaaaaaattatgggCCAAACAAAGCTAATGATTTCTGCAATACAATGTGCTGTAATGACGGACAAGAATCTcatgaaagatggaaaaatacacTGCACGATTTCTAGTGAATTAACACTACCAAAGCAGAAATGTTATTCCATGCTCAGGACTAAGCCACCGAGCAgatgtcctgctgcagcagttgTGCTTCTCCCTACTTTATACATAGGTGGTTACACACTTACACCCTAGCACCATGTTTTTCCTAAAATCTTCTGAATTTGTCACATTgaaacaaagtggaaaaaaacccttagatgaagttaaaaaacgcatatttttcatcatatttCCAATGTAGgtgtttactgtatttttttccacctacAACTGATGACCTATACTGAACTGTCCCTGCAATATTCAGCCAGTTAATTCCATGAAACCCGGGCACGGCCACACCAAATATTCCATACAGCCTAGTACACTCTGGCCAACTGCAGCTAGAACAAGATACTTTAAAAGATGCAATAAAATACACTGTGATCtgttaacttttctttttgctatcACTGACTAAAATAATATTCTTATACATCTAACAATAGGTTTAGCAGTTTCTTTTCTCGTGTTCTAGAGTGTCTTGCACAAGTGTTTAATATAAACTTGCTCCATCACCCACTAGCTTAACGCTGTTTGCTGCATACAGCTTAGCAACGACGGCTTTAACCCACGCGTTGCCAGCAGACTCATTTACTGTACAGCTCTTACGCCCTTTAAGGCAATTTTATTGAGACCCCCAGCACTAGGGCCTTCCTTTACCTTACACAGCACCTCAGTGCCTTGTTCCAGCGACTCCACCGGGCAGCAGCCGCCCCACCCCAGAGGCCTGGCCGGCACCCAGCGGAGCAGGCCGGCACCCAGCGGCACCGCAGGCCCACCCGGCAGCGGGCGCCGAGGCCACGCCGCAGGAGGCCCGGCCTCCCGCCGAGGAGGCCCCCAAGGCAACGCTCGCTCCACACCACCCCGGAGTTACAAACGAAGCTCCGGCTCCTTCAGGGTGGGCTCCCCCGAACCTCCCCATCCCGCGCGGCCAGGCCGGACACGATAAGCCCGGTCCCGCCGCAACCTCACCTGCACCAGGTCCTGCCTCTTTCTACCGCCGCCGCCGGACGCCCTCCCCGCGCGGCCGAGCCTCCTCCCAGAATGCAGCGCGGCCCCCCAGCGGGAcaggccccgcgccccgccgcccccccggcggcagggggaggcagagccGGAGCGAACAGCGCATGCGCCCGCGGCCCTCCGCGCTGCCTGGCCACGCCCTCCCGGTCACGTGGCGCGGAGCGGCCCCCGTGATTGGTGCCGCCGGGGACGGTGGCCGGCGGgtgcggcgggcggcgggacTGGGCCATGGAGCAGGAGGGGGCCGCCTCGCCGCCGGCGGAGGAGAAGGTGGGGAGacaggagggggaggaggaggaggacgacTTCGGCTACCGGCTTTTTCCAGACCGGAACAAGAAGCCGCAGAGCTTCCTGGTCCGCAGCCTCTTCACCTTCCACAACAGGTGCCAGCTGATGCTGAGGATGACCCTGGAGACGAGTAAGCGCTTCCCCGgggggcccgggccgggcctgGGTTTGGCGCAGTGGCAGGCGCACCGCGTGGAACCGGGGACGCCGTTGTTCTTTGCAGATACCGCCCGCCGTGGCTTGCGCGGTGGCCTTGGGCCGCAGGGTCTCGGGGCGGGGACTGCTCGCTCCCCACTGCCgctggcccggcccggcccctccccGGCCTGCGGCGGCCGGACGGGGCCTGAGCGGTTCGTGGGGCGGCGCTGCTGCTCGATGAACGCGCTGATTTtggtgaaaataaagaaaatacaactgcAGAAGTGGctatgttggggtttttttccctctcagaaAGCCTTTCTCTACTTCTTTCTCGTGAAAACTTGAAAGGATTGGTTGATTTGTTCATTTGTACCCTTTTCACTATGTAATATTGACCTTGAATGTTATTGAAAACAATGGTCACTAATAGGCCAATCTGCTTATGTGTATTACTAACAGACATTGTAACGTGATTCCTGAATAGTTTTGTATCTATCGTGATTCTATATCACTTTACATAGTGATAGAGCTCTTAACAGCTGCCAGTTGCATTTCATTAGGGTTAAATACTGCAGAGTATGAATTTAAACACTGCAGAGTATGAATTTGCATGTgtagtgttttgggtttttttatactATCTTTGTACTTTGATTATAGATGATTTTCAGAACTTTTGTCTGGAGAAATTGATTGCAGCAATGTTTTTCTAGATCCATATGCGCAACTTCTTCTTGAGGCTATGAAGCAATCTGGTTGGTATGTAAACTAATTAATCTTGTTCTGTGTAGTAACATCACTATTACATGAAGTTACTGgtctttttcaaagttttccctataactttttttgtttggcctTTCAGCACTGTCTTCAATGACCGGCACTTTTCTTGTGAAAACTGTGATGGCTGTGTCAGTGGAGGTTTTGATTCTGCCACATCTCAGGTAGGTGCTGGACATCGTCCTCTTTAAAAAGACTACACACTTCTTTTAGTGTTGTGTTACTAGGTTTAAATCTACTAATGCTGATATTAGAGCTAGTCATGAAAgcaagataaatgaaaaatgttccaTGGTATCTGAGCTAGTACACTGCGAAATGATGAGGCTGTTACTGTTGAAAAACACTGATCTAAAGAATCTAATTGTTGTGGGTGGTGTGCGCTGGATCTCTGAGAAGTAAGGGAAATGCTGAAACTTGCTGAAAAGATTATCTACATCTTCTCTTCTACAGATTGTTCTGTGTCAGAACAACATTCGCCACCAATCCCATATGAATCGGGTGGTTACACATGAATTGATTCATGCTTTTGATCACTGCCGTGCACATGTTGACTGGTTTAGAAATGTCAAACACTTAGCATGTTCAGAGGTAAGAGAAAATGCTTCTACTGTCATTATATTAATTACTGCTGGTTATTAGGGATTCGTGTTTAAATAGGTAGGCTGTTACACAGATTTAATTTGGTTTGATCCTGTTAAtacattttgtgctttctgtcaGGTCAACCTAAATAATATAATTCACAAAACAAATATGTAGTTTTCACAGATATTAATAAGTCAGTGAAAGTAGAATGTGATGACTGTGAGTGTAACTGTTACAGGAAGTGGTTATTAACAAATGAGAGTAGTTAGAGATGAAAGTATGTTCACACATTAATCAAATGTTTATAGggttctttttctcccctgcaaATCTTGGTATGTTGAGTAGTTTCTACAACACTGTGGTAACTTgatttttgtttagattttttttgttaacaacAAACTTATAATTTCCTATAacacaggggtcctcaaactacggcctgcaggccagatacggccccccagggtcctcaatccggcccccagtatttacagaaccccccctgCAGATGGGGGAaatcatctgcagctgcttgttttcctgCCACTTAATCCACGTGCCAGCCCCCGGTTTacaaagtttgaggacccctacTATAACACATATTTTTCGATTAGGTGTGGTGTTGGCAATAGTACACTTTAGTTATGACTCTATGTCCATCTTGAAGGACGTAGGAATTTGCTGCTTGAAAGGCCTTAAAAATTCATGCATTAGGAGGTAAAATTAAACTGAGCACAGACCATTAAGGATTCCTCTTGTGTACACGAGTCAGGTGTATTCACATGCTTTTAGTTGTTTTCTGATGTAATTGGTATCACTTGACCACAGAAAGACTTAGCCTTATGATGAATATTATGAAGTGACATTCTTGTGACTCTGTGAATGGGGGGGCTTTTAGAAATATGTAAGAATATTATAGTGGCtttattttggggtttctttttgcttttaggttttgtttgtttgcttgtttttaatgaGAATGTATTTGATTCCAGACTTAAGATGTGCACAGGTTTCACCTATAACCAATATCTAAGAGAACCAAAATGATTATTTTGgtacagaaaaaataagatttcaaaaaaaaaatttaattcattaattgAATTTATATTTGCTGTGGAAGAGAGTTGAAGTCACATATTACCTTTATCTTTTTATAGATAAAACTTAGTGAAGTAACCTTATGCAGTATCATTAAAGCCATTCTGTATAACTGTGGAGGGttaaccttggctggctgccaggcacCTATCAAATCATTCTCTGGCTCCCACACCTCAGTaggatgggagaaaaaaaaagactaaaaagcTCATGGATCAAGATAAGCATGTGGAGGTCACTCACCAGTTACCGTCACGAGCAAAATATACTCAACTTGgggaagattaatttaatttattgccaattaatgACAGAGTGCAATAGTAAgacataaaactaaaaatacctttctccccacctccctttcttcccaggctcaactttgCTCTTTCATTCCTGACTGTTGTttattcctctccttccctttcaagcagcacaggggggtTGGGAATGGGGGCTGCAATCAGTTCATAACACTTTGCCTCTACTGCTCCTTCCTACTCACACTGTTTCCCTGCCCCAGTGTGaggtccttcccatgg includes:
- the ATP23 gene encoding mitochondrial inner membrane protease ATP23 homolog isoform X1 translates to MEQEGAASPPAEEKVGRQEGEEEEDDFGYRLFPDRNKKPQSFLVRSLFTFHNRCQLMLRMTLETNPYAQLLLEAMKQSGCTVFNDRHFSCENCDGCVSGGFDSATSQIVLCQNNIRHQSHMNRVVTHELIHAFDHCRAHVDWFRNVKHLACSEIRAANLSGDCTLMNEIARFKFGLKGHHQTCVRDRAIRSILAVRKVSKETAEKAVDEVFDACFNDLEPFGRIPHSKTDAKRAYRDFQNRDRYNANL